A stretch of the Filimonas lacunae genome encodes the following:
- a CDS encoding prolyl oligopeptidase family serine peptidase, protein MIQQTNAQLQYPATKKSEQSDDYFGTKVNDPYRWLEDDNSDLTKQWVKEQNTVTNDYLSKIPFRNQVKQRLEALWNYPKYSSPFKKGKYYYFYKNNGLQNQSVLYRQEGLNGVQELFLDPNSLSADGTAALGALSFSKNGKYMAYTVAQSGSDWQTGYIMNTETRQLLTEKIEYIKFSSFAWKGDGGFFYSRYPKPDEKSMLSKQNQFQKVYYHKIGTPQSKDILVFEDNEHPLRYFGAGVTEDDRYLFIQVSEGTSGGEVLFTDLWQAKALEASRDNAPAADATSSYGGAKKAPASKGALKFTVLIEGFDTEPDVIDNSVNKILVKTNDGAPNFKVVLIDPADNRKENWKTVIPEKPEALQSVSTGGGYLFASYLKDAATKVYQYSYGGKLVREITLPGIGTASGFGGELSDKDFFYTFTSFNYPPTIFRYEISTGTSEVFRKTEAKFVPENFETKQVFVTSKDGAKVPVFLTYKKGLQLDGNNPVLLYGYGGFNIAMTPAFSISNVFFMEQGGVYAQVCLRGGSEYGESWHKAGMLQNKQNVFNDLIASAEWLIENKYTNKEKIAVRGGSNGGLLVGAVMTQRPDLFKVAIPQVGVMDMLRFHKFTVGWGWAVEYGNAEKNADDFKNLYGYSPLHNLKKGICYPATLVTTADHDDRVVPAHSFKFAATLQESQGCANPTLIRIDSKAGHGAGKPTSKQIDEATDIWSFVMYNLGMTFKQQ, encoded by the coding sequence ATGATTCAACAAACTAACGCTCAGTTACAATACCCCGCCACCAAAAAATCAGAACAATCAGATGACTATTTTGGTACAAAGGTAAACGACCCGTATCGCTGGCTGGAAGACGATAACAGCGATTTAACGAAGCAGTGGGTAAAGGAGCAAAACACAGTAACAAACGATTATTTATCGAAGATCCCGTTTCGCAACCAGGTAAAACAACGTTTGGAAGCACTATGGAATTACCCTAAATATTCTTCTCCCTTCAAAAAGGGGAAATATTATTATTTCTATAAGAATAACGGATTACAGAATCAGAGTGTTTTATACAGGCAGGAAGGGCTGAATGGCGTGCAGGAACTATTTCTGGATCCTAATAGCTTATCGGCTGATGGTACAGCTGCTTTAGGGGCGCTTTCTTTTTCAAAGAATGGTAAGTATATGGCTTATACGGTGGCTCAGTCGGGTAGCGACTGGCAAACGGGCTATATCATGAATACAGAAACGCGCCAGCTGCTTACAGAAAAGATTGAATATATCAAGTTCAGCAGTTTTGCGTGGAAAGGAGATGGTGGCTTTTTCTATAGCCGTTATCCGAAGCCGGATGAAAAAAGTATGTTAAGCAAACAGAACCAGTTTCAGAAGGTATATTATCATAAGATAGGTACGCCGCAAAGCAAGGATATACTGGTATTTGAAGATAATGAGCATCCACTACGCTATTTTGGTGCGGGTGTTACAGAAGATGACCGTTACCTGTTTATACAAGTGAGTGAAGGTACCAGTGGGGGAGAAGTATTGTTTACCGATCTGTGGCAGGCCAAGGCATTAGAAGCTTCGCGTGATAATGCTCCGGCAGCGGATGCTACTTCCAGCTATGGTGGTGCTAAAAAGGCGCCTGCTTCAAAAGGTGCTTTGAAATTTACCGTATTAATTGAGGGTTTTGATACCGAACCGGATGTAATTGATAATTCGGTGAATAAGATATTGGTGAAAACAAATGATGGTGCGCCTAACTTTAAGGTGGTGCTGATTGATCCGGCAGATAACCGTAAGGAAAACTGGAAAACCGTTATACCAGAAAAGCCGGAAGCTTTACAAAGTGTAAGCACCGGTGGTGGTTACCTGTTTGCGAGCTACTTAAAAGATGCTGCTACCAAAGTGTATCAATATAGCTATGGCGGCAAGCTGGTGCGTGAAATTACATTGCCTGGTATTGGTACTGCTTCTGGCTTTGGTGGTGAATTAAGTGATAAGGATTTCTTTTATACGTTTACTTCTTTTAACTATCCGCCTACTATTTTCCGTTATGAAATTTCTACCGGTACTTCTGAGGTATTCCGTAAAACGGAAGCGAAGTTTGTGCCTGAGAATTTTGAAACAAAGCAGGTGTTTGTAACTTCTAAGGATGGTGCTAAAGTGCCTGTGTTTTTAACCTATAAGAAAGGCTTGCAGCTGGATGGTAATAACCCGGTGCTGCTATATGGCTATGGCGGTTTTAATATAGCTATGACACCTGCGTTCAGTATTTCCAATGTGTTCTTTATGGAACAAGGTGGTGTGTATGCACAAGTGTGTTTACGTGGTGGCAGTGAGTATGGTGAAAGCTGGCATAAAGCGGGTATGTTGCAAAACAAGCAGAATGTATTTAACGACCTGATTGCTTCTGCTGAATGGTTAATTGAGAACAAGTATACCAATAAAGAGAAGATTGCGGTGCGTGGTGGTAGTAACGGTGGCTTACTGGTAGGCGCGGTGATGACGCAACGGCCCGACCTGTTTAAGGTAGCTATTCCGCAGGTGGGAGTAATGGATATGCTGCGTTTTCATAAGTTCACTGTAGGCTGGGGCTGGGCAGTAGAATATGGCAATGCAGAAAAGAACGCAGATGATTTTAAGAACCTGTACGGTTATTCGCCTTTACATAACCTGAAAAAGGGAATCTGTTATCCTGCTACGCTGGTAACTACCGCAGATCATGACGACAGGGTAGTGCCTGCACACTCTTTTAAGTTTGCGGCTACTTTACAGGAAAGTCAGGGTTGTGCTAATCCTACGCTGATACGTATTGACAGCAAAGCGGGGCATGGCGCGGGTAAGCCTACCAGCAAACAGATTGATGAGGCTACAGATATCTGGAGCTTTGTGATGTATAATCTGGGAATGACGTTTAAACAGCAGTAA
- a CDS encoding sensor histidine kinase: MIYIVSVALYLIVYLAILYLIFIKAPETQKYIHDQLAKNPKFKLNYRFIWPGPVTLFMLTFVVSSSSKVIEQWFQAEENRLEVTRQQLQTELSLLKSQVNPHFLFNTLNSIYSLSVTNSDKTPDAVMKLSRIMRYTLEESQNDEVPLQDEIDFARSYIDLQKLRLTDKVHINFATAGEVENVIVAPLLFIPFIENAFKYGISTHHPSAIDINLQVDNNQVTFTCVNDIVPVSHKHEGTGTGIVNTQRRLDMLYPGKHTLTIESNPQQYKVLLVIKVK, translated from the coding sequence TTGATATATATTGTATCAGTGGCTCTTTACCTCATTGTGTACCTGGCAATACTGTACCTTATATTCATTAAAGCCCCTGAAACACAAAAATATATACACGACCAGCTGGCAAAAAACCCAAAATTCAAGCTCAACTACCGTTTTATATGGCCTGGCCCGGTTACCTTATTTATGCTCACCTTTGTAGTAAGCAGTAGCTCCAAAGTAATAGAACAATGGTTTCAGGCCGAAGAAAATCGCCTGGAAGTTACCCGCCAGCAACTGCAAACAGAGCTGTCGCTGCTAAAATCGCAGGTGAACCCCCACTTCCTGTTTAATACATTAAACAGTATCTATTCCCTGTCCGTTACCAACAGCGATAAAACGCCGGATGCGGTAATGAAACTATCGCGCATTATGCGCTACACCCTCGAAGAGTCGCAAAACGATGAAGTGCCGTTGCAGGACGAAATAGATTTTGCCAGAAGCTATATTGATTTACAGAAATTACGGTTAACCGATAAAGTACATATCAATTTCGCCACAGCCGGCGAAGTGGAAAATGTAATTGTAGCCCCTTTATTGTTCATCCCTTTCATAGAAAATGCCTTCAAATACGGCATCAGCACCCACCATCCTTCAGCAATTGACATAAACTTACAGGTAGATAACAACCAGGTAACCTTTACGTGTGTTAATGATATAGTGCCCGTGTCGCACAAACACGAAGGCACCGGAACAGGTATTGTTAACACCCAGCGCAGGCTGGATATGTTATACCCTGGTAAACATACTTTAACCATTGAATCTAACCCGCAGCAATACAAAGTACTGCTGGTTATAAAAGTGAAGTAA
- a CDS encoding S8 family peptidase, which produces MRCIVRKYGFAAFTCFIWAGTVQGQNNLKGWHLKDLQQDGFYGISITNAYTFLKDKKSTPVIVAVIDSGVDTTQEDLKAILWHNPKEIPGNGIDDDGNGYVDDVYGWNFLGNKDGNNLKKASDEKTRLYHRYKNKFSGTSINEDSLPGTEKATYELWAKAAKEMSANSEEQAELMFVEMALKALKKHEKTLQDAMGKTEFTCEQLEKFQPATSPVKAAKLGYLTSLKLFGFEGDDSNTLILSQLSEYAEGKKESLEARDVPPPDYREKVIKDDYYNINDRFYGNADVMGPNPLHGTHVSGIIAADRTNNVGTEGVADNVRIMMVRAIPDGDEYDKDVALAIKYAVDNGARVINMSFGKAFSPEKKWVDEAVQYAETKDVLIVHAAGNESTNLDENDNFPNADLQEFGKRADNFITVGASSDPHIGDGKLIADFSNYGKTNVDIFAPGVKIYSTLPGKSEYGFLKGTSMASPVVTGVAALIRSYYPDLSARQVKYAIEKSAAPCVDSTIRIIKPGTKEAVPMATLCETGGMINAFAALQIAATLQPEIKEKKKIVLPKATFKNSKPTK; this is translated from the coding sequence ATGAGATGTATAGTGAGAAAATACGGTTTTGCAGCATTCACCTGTTTTATATGGGCTGGCACCGTACAGGGGCAAAACAACCTGAAAGGTTGGCACCTGAAAGATTTGCAGCAGGATGGTTTTTATGGCATCAGCATTACCAACGCATACACTTTCCTGAAAGATAAAAAAAGTACGCCCGTTATTGTGGCGGTGATCGACTCAGGCGTAGATACTACGCAGGAAGATTTAAAAGCTATTTTATGGCATAACCCCAAAGAAATACCGGGCAATGGCATAGATGACGATGGCAACGGGTATGTGGATGATGTATACGGATGGAACTTCCTGGGTAATAAAGACGGGAATAACCTGAAAAAGGCTTCCGACGAAAAAACAAGACTGTACCACCGTTATAAAAACAAGTTCTCAGGCACCAGCATTAACGAAGACAGCCTTCCAGGTACCGAAAAAGCCACTTACGAACTGTGGGCCAAAGCCGCTAAGGAAATGTCGGCCAACAGCGAAGAACAAGCCGAGCTGATGTTTGTGGAAATGGCGCTGAAAGCACTGAAAAAGCACGAGAAAACCTTACAGGATGCCATGGGTAAAACAGAATTTACCTGCGAACAGCTGGAGAAATTCCAACCCGCTACCTCCCCTGTAAAAGCAGCCAAATTAGGCTACCTCACCAGCTTAAAACTGTTTGGCTTTGAAGGCGACGACAGCAACACCCTCATTCTTTCTCAGCTGTCCGAATACGCCGAAGGCAAAAAAGAATCACTGGAAGCAAGAGACGTTCCCCCACCCGACTACCGCGAAAAAGTAATTAAAGACGATTATTATAATATCAATGACCGCTTTTACGGCAATGCAGATGTAATGGGTCCTAACCCCTTACATGGCACACACGTGAGCGGTATTATAGCCGCCGACCGCACCAACAACGTTGGCACAGAAGGAGTAGCGGATAATGTAAGGATAATGATGGTACGCGCTATCCCTGATGGCGATGAATACGATAAAGACGTGGCACTGGCTATCAAATACGCTGTAGACAACGGTGCCCGGGTTATTAATATGAGCTTTGGTAAAGCCTTCTCGCCCGAGAAAAAATGGGTGGACGAAGCGGTACAATATGCCGAAACCAAAGACGTATTAATTGTACACGCAGCCGGCAACGAATCTACCAACCTGGATGAAAACGACAACTTCCCCAATGCCGATTTACAGGAATTTGGAAAGCGTGCCGATAACTTCATTACGGTGGGGGCCAGTAGCGACCCGCATATTGGCGATGGCAAACTGATAGCAGACTTTAGCAACTATGGTAAAACCAATGTAGACATATTCGCCCCTGGCGTAAAAATATACTCTACGCTACCCGGGAAAAGTGAATATGGCTTTTTAAAAGGTACCAGCATGGCTTCACCTGTTGTTACCGGTGTAGCCGCATTAATACGTTCTTATTACCCTGATTTATCTGCCCGCCAGGTAAAATACGCTATAGAAAAATCAGCTGCACCTTGCGTCGATTCCACCATTCGTATTATAAAGCCCGGCACCAAAGAAGCCGTACCCATGGCCACCCTATGCGAAACAGGCGGTATGATAAATGCGTTTGCCGCATTACAGATTGCAGCCACCCTGCAACCGGAAATAAAAGAAAAAAAGAAGATCGTTTTACCAAAAGCCACCTTCAAAAACAGCAAGCCCACTAAATAA
- a CDS encoding DinB family protein encodes MAKPANGIYYAPFQEAYISKVNSDTVPAMVSDYTGTITTFYNALPEAKQDYAYAQDKWTVKDVLQHVIDTERILSYRVLRIARNDQTPIPGFEENDYAITANAGSRSLDALKEEFTALRKSTDLLLLSITEEQFNNTGTSNNTKTSANALAFIIYGHLLHHKEILEQRYL; translated from the coding sequence ATGGCCAAACCCGCTAACGGTATTTATTATGCACCCTTCCAGGAAGCATATATCAGCAAAGTAAACAGTGATACTGTGCCCGCCATGGTAAGCGATTACACCGGCACTATTACCACCTTTTACAATGCGTTGCCCGAAGCCAAACAGGATTACGCCTATGCACAAGACAAGTGGACAGTAAAAGACGTGTTACAACACGTGATTGATACCGAAAGGATATTAAGCTACCGGGTATTACGCATAGCCCGCAACGACCAAACACCGATACCGGGTTTTGAAGAAAACGACTATGCTATAACAGCCAACGCCGGCAGCAGAAGCCTGGATGCTTTAAAAGAAGAGTTCACAGCCTTGCGCAAATCAACCGACCTGTTGTTATTGTCCATTACCGAAGAGCAGTTTAACAACACAGGCACTTCCAACAACACAAAAACATCTGCGAATGCATTGGCCTTTATCATATACGGCCACTTATTACATCACAAAGAAATATTGGAGCAACGGTATTTGTAG
- a CDS encoding LytR/AlgR family response regulator transcription factor, whose protein sequence is MRCVAIDDEPLALQLVQGYARKTGELEVVATFTDAVKAKEYLQQNEVDLLFLDIQMPDINGLELFTSLENKPLVIFTTAFGQYAAEGFNLDAVDYLVKPFDYERFLKAVTKAKELIEYRQNREINEGYLFVKHNYQWNKIYFKDIDLIEALDDYIKLYLSPKPILVHMSMKAVAEKLPPTKFVRVHRSYIVPVEKVDGWNKNSIRIGDKTIPVSYTYQKQVQELLQKRMEG, encoded by the coding sequence ATGAGATGTGTAGCAATAGATGATGAGCCACTGGCATTGCAGTTAGTACAGGGATATGCCCGTAAAACCGGGGAATTAGAGGTAGTGGCCACCTTTACCGATGCCGTAAAAGCAAAAGAATACCTGCAGCAGAACGAAGTGGATCTGCTGTTCCTGGATATACAAATGCCCGATATTAACGGGCTGGAACTATTCACCAGCCTGGAAAACAAACCCCTGGTAATATTCACCACCGCGTTTGGACAATATGCAGCCGAAGGCTTTAACCTCGATGCAGTGGACTACCTGGTAAAACCGTTCGATTACGAGCGCTTTCTCAAAGCCGTTACCAAAGCCAAAGAGCTGATAGAATACCGTCAGAACAGGGAGATAAATGAAGGCTACCTGTTTGTGAAACACAACTATCAGTGGAATAAAATATATTTTAAAGATATAGACCTTATTGAAGCATTAGACGATTATATCAAACTATACCTTTCACCCAAGCCCATACTGGTGCACATGAGCATGAAAGCAGTGGCCGAAAAGCTGCCGCCTACCAAGTTTGTACGCGTGCACCGCTCGTACATTGTGCCTGTAGAAAAAGTAGATGGCTGGAACAAAAACTCCATACGCATAGGCGACAAAACCATACCGGTAAGTTATACCTACCAGAAACAGGTGCAGGAATTACTGCAAAAACGCATGGAAGGATAA
- a CDS encoding S41 family peptidase, giving the protein MRKLLFMVPAWLAGLVVCGQPAHSAKKYSPEALRIDLLYIQYQLLNVQANPFALHNKASWEQLFSKLEKECKDSLTAEEFVKRMSAVIALLGDEHAHLDVAAATKVSGSATSGNARQSAAEQLRYAVYGKTGYLYAGSFDSWSQQETARYGAVLDSIFYQIHLDKLNKLVIDVSENSGGNSALGEMIIEHFYTKPYLDYSCNWRRSDEYARLLDSWGFKPEERYMQLSPGKILHLPSDTIRPAPGAYTFNGKVYVMVGDGTFSSAIIFATLVKDNHLATLIGTTPASGHPTHFGELYNTTTPVLKLQLRFGVKEWIRPAGTGGENVLKPDIEMPVKGMNIASLMDRVSRL; this is encoded by the coding sequence ATGAGAAAACTACTATTTATGGTACCCGCCTGGTTAGCCGGCCTGGTGGTTTGCGGGCAGCCGGCACATTCTGCAAAGAAGTATTCTCCCGAAGCTTTGCGAATAGATTTACTATATATTCAATACCAGTTGTTGAATGTGCAGGCTAATCCTTTTGCCTTGCATAATAAGGCTTCCTGGGAACAATTGTTTTCAAAGCTGGAAAAAGAATGTAAAGACTCTTTAACGGCTGAGGAATTTGTAAAACGGATGAGCGCAGTTATAGCGTTATTGGGAGATGAGCATGCCCACCTGGATGTAGCGGCTGCAACAAAGGTTTCCGGTTCGGCAACGTCTGGTAATGCCAGGCAGTCTGCTGCAGAACAGCTTCGCTATGCTGTTTATGGTAAAACAGGTTATTTGTATGCCGGATCTTTTGATAGCTGGAGCCAGCAGGAGACTGCGCGGTATGGTGCGGTGCTGGATTCCATTTTTTACCAGATACATCTGGATAAGCTGAATAAACTGGTGATAGATGTTAGTGAGAATAGCGGGGGAAATTCTGCACTGGGCGAAATGATCATTGAACATTTTTATACAAAGCCCTACCTGGATTATTCCTGTAACTGGCGAAGGAGTGACGAATATGCACGGCTACTGGATAGCTGGGGTTTTAAGCCGGAAGAACGTTATATGCAGTTGTCGCCCGGCAAGATATTGCATCTGCCATCGGATACTATACGGCCTGCACCGGGCGCTTATACATTTAATGGAAAAGTGTATGTAATGGTGGGGGATGGTACGTTTTCGAGCGCTATTATTTTTGCTACCCTGGTGAAAGACAATCACCTGGCTACATTGATTGGAACCACGCCTGCATCGGGACATCCTACACATTTTGGGGAATTGTATAATACTACTACCCCGGTGTTAAAATTGCAGTTGCGTTTTGGTGTGAAAGAATGGATCAGGCCGGCAGGAACAGGAGGGGAGAATGTATTAAAGCCGGATATTGAAATGCCTGTAAAGGGAATGAATATAGCTTCTTTAATGGACCGGGTAAGCCGGTTGTAG
- the pfkA gene encoding 6-phosphofructokinase, with translation MSNKVTKIGVLTSGGDAPGMNAAIRAVARTGIYYGLEVYGIMRGYSGMIDDDIFHMSTRSVANIIQRGGTILKTARSKEFREYEGRQKAYENLKKRGIDGLVVIGGDGSFRGAQKFSTEFDIPCIGLPGTIDKDIAGTDFTIGFDTAVNTAVEAIDKIRDTADAHDRLFVVEVMGRDAGYIALHSGLATGAECVLIPETRTNIEDLIQQLTEKEKRKKLVNLVVVAEGDELGGGNEVGRILKERLPNMDIRVSILGHIQRGGSPTCLDRILSSRMGYHAVESLMTGRHNVMVGIIDDKMHYVPLDTAVKEKQSFTSDWLKIIKILAS, from the coding sequence ATGTCGAATAAAGTTACAAAAATTGGGGTGTTAACATCAGGTGGTGACGCCCCCGGAATGAACGCTGCTATCAGAGCGGTAGCCAGAACAGGAATTTACTACGGTCTGGAAGTGTATGGAATTATGAGAGGGTATAGTGGGATGATCGATGACGACATCTTTCACATGAGCACCCGATCGGTTGCCAACATTATACAAAGAGGTGGCACCATCTTAAAAACCGCACGAAGTAAAGAATTCCGCGAGTACGAAGGCCGTCAGAAAGCCTACGAGAATCTGAAAAAAAGAGGTATTGATGGTCTGGTGGTAATTGGCGGTGACGGTAGCTTCCGTGGCGCTCAGAAGTTCAGCACCGAGTTCGACATCCCTTGTATTGGATTACCCGGTACTATTGACAAAGACATTGCCGGCACCGATTTCACCATCGGTTTCGATACCGCAGTGAATACTGCCGTAGAAGCCATTGACAAAATACGTGATACCGCCGATGCACACGACCGTTTGTTTGTTGTGGAAGTAATGGGTCGCGATGCCGGTTACATTGCCCTGCACAGCGGTTTGGCTACAGGTGCAGAATGTGTGTTAATACCAGAAACACGTACCAATATCGAAGACCTCATTCAGCAATTAACAGAAAAGGAAAAGCGTAAAAAGCTGGTAAACCTGGTTGTTGTGGCCGAAGGCGATGAATTAGGTGGTGGTAACGAAGTAGGTAGAATATTAAAAGAAAGACTGCCTAACATGGATATACGTGTATCTATATTAGGTCACATACAACGTGGTGGTTCTCCTACCTGCTTAGACAGAATCCTGTCAAGCCGTATGGGTTACCATGCCGTTGAAAGCCTGATGACGGGCCGCCATAACGTAATGGTGGGCATCATCGATGATAAAATGCATTATGTGCCTTTGGATACTGCTGTTAAGGAAAAACAGAGCTTTACATCGGATTGGCTGAAAATCATTAAAATATTAGCAAGTTAA
- the amaB gene encoding L-piperidine-6-carboxylate dehydrogenase yields the protein MKEILAQLGIKDHNNGTSTGNEWLPSNGGVLESFSPVNGQPIATVQTTDAAAYAQVVATAQQAFLQWRTIPAPKRGEIVRQMGDALRTHKTALGKLVSYEMGKSLQEGYGEVQEMIDICDFAVGLSRQLYGLTMHSERPLHRMYEQWHPLGVVGIISAFNFPVAVWSWNSALAWVCGNVCIWKPSEKTPLCAIAVQNIISEVFKNNHVPEGVCCLVQGGRELGEQLAADERVALVSATGSTRMGKAVAQSVAARLGRSLLELGGNNAIIISEHADLGIALPGCVFGAVGTAGQRCTTTRRLIIHESVYEAFKAKLVKAYGQLRIGDPLNEHNHVGPLIDKDAVQNYLTAIDQCKQQGGRFAVEGGVLEGAGYESGCYVKPCIAEVDSQLPVVQHETFAPILYLLKYKTIDEAINLQNSVPQGLSSSIMTLNLREAEQFLSYAGSDCGIANVNIGTSGAEIGGAFGGEKETGGGRESGSEAWKAYMRRQTNTINYSTQLPLAQGIKFDL from the coding sequence ATGAAAGAGATTTTAGCACAATTAGGGATCAAAGACCATAATAATGGAACATCAACCGGAAACGAATGGCTTCCTTCAAACGGTGGCGTGCTGGAATCTTTTTCACCTGTAAATGGCCAACCCATTGCCACCGTACAGACTACCGATGCAGCTGCCTACGCACAGGTAGTGGCAACAGCCCAACAGGCATTTTTGCAATGGCGCACCATACCTGCCCCTAAACGTGGCGAAATTGTACGCCAGATGGGCGACGCTCTGCGAACCCATAAAACCGCATTAGGCAAACTGGTAAGCTACGAAATGGGTAAAAGCCTGCAGGAAGGCTATGGCGAGGTACAGGAAATGATAGACATCTGCGATTTTGCGGTGGGATTGTCGCGCCAGTTATATGGCCTTACCATGCACAGCGAACGCCCCTTACATAGAATGTACGAACAATGGCACCCCCTGGGTGTGGTTGGTATCATCTCTGCCTTCAACTTTCCGGTAGCCGTATGGAGCTGGAACAGTGCACTGGCCTGGGTTTGCGGTAACGTATGTATCTGGAAGCCCAGCGAAAAAACGCCGCTGTGTGCCATCGCCGTACAAAACATTATATCAGAAGTATTTAAAAATAACCATGTTCCCGAAGGCGTATGCTGCCTGGTGCAGGGCGGCCGCGAACTGGGCGAACAACTGGCTGCTGACGAACGCGTAGCACTGGTTTCCGCCACCGGCTCTACCCGTATGGGCAAAGCCGTAGCACAATCAGTAGCAGCCCGCTTAGGCCGTTCGTTACTGGAATTAGGCGGCAACAACGCCATTATTATATCCGAACATGCCGATTTAGGCATTGCACTACCTGGTTGTGTATTTGGCGCAGTAGGCACCGCCGGACAACGCTGCACCACCACACGCCGCCTGATTATACACGAAAGCGTATACGAAGCTTTTAAAGCAAAACTGGTAAAAGCCTACGGTCAGCTGCGTATTGGCGACCCGCTCAACGAACACAACCACGTAGGCCCCTTGATAGATAAAGATGCCGTGCAAAACTATCTCACTGCCATTGATCAATGTAAACAACAGGGTGGTCGCTTTGCAGTAGAAGGTGGCGTATTGGAAGGTGCAGGCTACGAAAGCGGCTGCTATGTAAAACCCTGCATTGCCGAGGTAGACAGCCAGCTGCCCGTTGTACAGCACGAAACCTTTGCTCCCATCCTGTATTTACTGAAATACAAAACCATTGACGAAGCCATTAACTTGCAAAACAGTGTACCACAGGGCCTTTCGTCTTCTATTATGACACTGAACCTGCGCGAAGCAGAGCAATTCCTGTCTTACGCCGGAAGCGATTGTGGTATTGCCAACGTGAACATAGGCACCAGCGGAGCCGAAATAGGTGGCGCCTTTGGCGGGGAAAAAGAAACCGGTGGTGGCCGCGAAAGTGGCTCCGAAGCCTGGAAAGCCTATATGCGGCGCCAGACCAATACCATCAACTATAGCACACAACTACCTCTGGCACAGGGAATTAAATTTGACTTATAA
- the panB gene encoding 3-methyl-2-oxobutanoate hydroxymethyltransferase, protein MSVNKEIKKVTTNTLQKMKANGEKISMLTAYDFSFAKLFDEAGLEVILVGDSASNVMAGHETTLPITLDQMIYHAQSVIRGTHRALVIVDLPFGSYQGNSEVALASAIRIMKETGAHGLKIEGGEEIEDSVKKIVSAGIPVMGHLGLTPQSIYQFGTYNVRAKEEAEANKLKKDALILQNAGCFGVVLEKIPASLAKEVTESLTIPTIGIGAGGYCDGQVLVMHDMLGINSEFKPRFLRQYLNLAENIKGAVQQYIADVKSNDFPNEKESY, encoded by the coding sequence ATGTCAGTAAACAAAGAGATTAAAAAAGTTACCACAAACACATTGCAGAAGATGAAAGCCAATGGAGAAAAAATTTCCATGTTAACGGCTTACGACTTCTCTTTTGCTAAACTGTTTGATGAAGCAGGCTTAGAGGTAATACTGGTAGGCGACAGCGCAAGCAATGTAATGGCCGGGCACGAAACCACCCTGCCTATTACACTCGATCAGATGATTTACCATGCCCAATCCGTTATCCGCGGCACCCACAGGGCACTGGTAATTGTAGACCTTCCGTTCGGTTCGTACCAGGGAAACAGTGAAGTAGCGCTGGCATCCGCCATACGCATTATGAAAGAAACCGGGGCGCACGGATTGAAAATTGAAGGCGGTGAAGAAATTGAAGACAGTGTAAAAAAAATCGTATCTGCCGGCATTCCTGTAATGGGGCACCTGGGCCTTACTCCACAGAGTATTTACCAGTTTGGCACCTACAACGTGCGTGCTAAAGAAGAAGCAGAAGCCAATAAACTGAAAAAAGACGCATTAATACTACAAAACGCAGGTTGTTTTGGCGTGGTGCTGGAAAAAATACCTGCCTCCTTAGCTAAAGAAGTAACCGAAAGCCTGACTATACCCACCATTGGTATTGGAGCTGGCGGATATTGTGACGGGCAGGTGCTGGTAATGCACGACATGCTGGGTATTAACAGCGAGTTTAAGCCCCGCTTTCTCAGGCAATACCTGAACCTGGCCGAGAATATTAAAGGAGCTGTACAACAGTATATCGCTGATGTTAAATCAAACGATTTCCCTAATGAAAAGGAATCTTACTAA